Proteins encoded by one window of Flexibacter flexilis DSM 6793:
- a CDS encoding 3'-5' exonuclease codes for MHYLKIKKPLAFFDLETTGVNPVTDRIVEIAIVKAMPNGELLTKVWKVNPTIPIPLESSAIHGIYDKDVANEPTFKQLAKTVEQFLEGADLAGFNICKFDIPLLVEEFLRADVNFDVSNRKIADAQKIFHLMEPRTLSAAYKFYCGDDITSLGGNAHSAEIDTLATYHVLNEQIKRYEGKSIKDSVSGRVWTPVANDMDALHQLSTSNTVDLAGRMAYNAKGEAVFTFGKHKDRPVAEVLQKEPSYYDWMMKGDFPLETKRRLTELKLKMSQLNR; via the coding sequence ATGCACTATCTGAAAATCAAAAAGCCTCTTGCGTTTTTCGACCTCGAAACCACAGGCGTAAACCCTGTTACTGACCGCATTGTAGAAATTGCCATCGTGAAGGCCATGCCCAATGGCGAACTGCTTACTAAAGTGTGGAAAGTAAACCCTACTATTCCCATTCCTCTGGAATCCAGTGCTATACACGGAATTTATGACAAAGACGTAGCTAACGAACCGACTTTCAAACAACTGGCCAAAACCGTTGAACAGTTTCTGGAAGGCGCGGATTTGGCGGGTTTCAATATTTGCAAATTTGATATTCCTCTGCTCGTAGAAGAGTTTTTGCGTGCTGATGTCAATTTTGATGTGAGCAATCGCAAAATCGCCGATGCCCAAAAAATATTTCATCTCATGGAGCCGCGCACGCTTTCGGCTGCCTACAAATTTTATTGTGGCGATGACATTACGTCGTTGGGTGGCAATGCACACAGTGCCGAAATCGACACGTTGGCCACGTATCATGTTCTTAATGAACAGATTAAACGTTACGAAGGCAAAAGTATTAAAGATAGTGTTTCGGGTCGCGTGTGGACTCCAGTCGCCAACGATATGGACGCTTTGCACCAACTTTCTACTTCCAATACCGTCGATTTGGCGGGGCGCATGGCCTACAATGCCAAAGGCGAAGCCGTTTTCACTTTCGGCAAACACAAAGACCGTCCCGTTGCGGAAGTGTTGCAAAAAGAACCTTCGTATTATGATTGGATGATGAAAGGCGATTTTCCGCTCGAAACCAAACGCCGACTCACCGAATTAAAGCTCAAAATGAGCCAGTTGAACCGATAA
- a CDS encoding beta/alpha barrel domain-containing protein, producing MVFVGSLTNLTDARYAAGMGVEYLGFVVNAALPQFVEPTLYKNMAEWLAGVKLIGQVGAATPDEVNALLSQYALHGIATTNPETAAYASEHGLEVFLTIKGTEILQPATAAFLAQQQPNAAYFILENEEDNSPLNDQEKEQLRLLATAYPLVLGYGFDAQNVCSLLDALPLSGIALRGGGEEIRPGFKDLSDLADVLEQLEAAD from the coding sequence ATGGTTTTTGTCGGAAGCCTCACCAACCTGACCGATGCGCGTTATGCGGCGGGAATGGGTGTGGAATATTTGGGATTTGTGGTTAATGCTGCGCTGCCCCAATTCGTAGAACCGACGCTTTATAAAAATATGGCCGAATGGCTGGCAGGCGTAAAACTCATTGGGCAAGTTGGCGCGGCCACTCCCGACGAAGTAAACGCACTGCTCTCACAATACGCTTTGCATGGCATCGCTACTACCAATCCCGAAACGGCGGCTTATGCTTCCGAACATGGTTTGGAAGTGTTTTTGACCATCAAAGGAACAGAAATTTTGCAGCCTGCAACGGCTGCTTTCTTGGCGCAACAGCAACCTAATGCGGCTTATTTTATCCTTGAAAATGAAGAAGATAACAGCCCACTGAACGACCAAGAAAAAGAACAATTGCGTTTGTTGGCAACGGCTTATCCGTTGGTGTTGGGCTATGGCTTTGATGCGCAAAATGTTTGTAGTTTGCTTGATGCGCTGCCGCTTTCGGGCATTGCTTTACGTGGAGGTGGCGAGGAGATTCGCCCAGGGTTCAAAGATTTATCAGATTTGGCCGACGTACTGGAGCAGTTGGAAGCCGCCGACTAA
- a CDS encoding gliding motility lipoprotein GldH codes for MTKHLSGWLYSALMAVLLLAATSCNKGQVIYEQNKDIVQQGWYIDSVATFTFDIQDTAARYDISYNIRNQLVYPYYNLYVTFYLHDPQGKLIASSLHEMTLADPATGKPFGDGFGDVRDHQFLSLPHCHFKQAGRYTFKIKQYMRQNPLQGIEAIGLKVAVAEPTASKN; via the coding sequence ATGACAAAACACCTTTCTGGTTGGTTATACTCGGCACTAATGGCCGTGTTGTTGCTGGCCGCAACCTCCTGCAACAAAGGACAAGTAATCTACGAACAAAACAAAGACATTGTTCAGCAAGGTTGGTACATAGACAGTGTGGCTACGTTTACGTTTGACATACAGGACACCGCCGCGCGTTACGACATTTCGTATAATATTCGTAATCAATTGGTTTATCCGTATTACAACCTTTACGTTACGTTTTATCTGCACGACCCACAAGGCAAGCTTATCGCTTCGAGCCTGCACGAAATGACCTTGGCCGACCCAGCCACAGGCAAGCCTTTCGGCGATGGTTTCGGCGATGTGCGCGACCACCAATTTTTGAGTTTGCCACACTGCCATTTCAAACAAGCAGGCCGTTACACGTTCAAAATTAAGCAGTATATGCGTCAAAATCCGCTACAAGGTATTGAAGCCATCGGCCTGAAAGTGGCCGTAGCAGAACCAACCGCTTCTAAAAATTGA
- a CDS encoding translocation/assembly module TamB domain-containing protein, producing MRQNTPLYSRIIRGVFRGIKRLVTVVTIVFLSITFALQVPYFQTIIVQKLAKELSIALGFPVSIGRVDIRWFDTLELDNIVIKDQLHNPMIEAKRIEADFELSALVQRNIRLDHVLLRNGNVNICTDTITQKMNINEFIKSINRLIDDTSTKRSASPPIFAITDIELENVKLAISDFTEDSITDRFDYYHIRFDSLSANVQGFRVRSDTLDLQVNGLTGVETGSNIRIHYLNTFFRYTEQTMHLWNLDARLNNTFVSDTLEFFYDDTDYFKDFNEKIVMYAHMDSSIISAADIALFAPELKPFNETVTLSGFFKGKVSDFNVRNCTASFGNNSYFQGGFSMKGLPDFDETFIAAKVKNALIDPSDLRQYVDNEDAIQTINKFGTIDFKGSFNGFPSDFVAAGVFNSDLGKIETDLRLTLADDSRFSTYEGNLHTEGLDIGVLTDNHDLLGLIDMKGHIKGQGFTLASASADVDATVRRIGLNKYDYHNIVINATLGKRLFSGHLEIDDPNLVFNTNSTIDLRSANNIFDVQAQVLTANLQALHLSQKPAEFSTVANIHFTGVETDAIAGNAVFMNTDVSYDKQNLFLDSVSLSTKVNNRYRTFRLDSDWFKAQAKGHFNFEELLNDVPDLVSEYALILQNKQSEIDRFYAQRRKHQRKHRQHYPEYDIDFTMLLRNINPIIYLFDNQYYVAKNTRLEGSFSNGKNSTVLLSSHPDTLKLQNHWFYGSDVDFSASKVADSTDIVASAYVYSRKQRFEGLPASQNMFVDATWSDKHINFSSRIDQQKSTNYARLAGDIYFRKGQTEANIRPSVIHLLGKSWEIADNNALVLLENQNILVRNLQISNGQQLIKTEGIVAKNTTDSLQILVQNFELLTLDTLLDLGLTGLVNANVGVRNIWADPTARGQVQVGALSVDDFLIGDVNGMALWDEVRQKLRINLDINRLQANVLKVIGHYDPRGGENELDMNILVNGLSIKLIEPFIRDYLSEWGGLAEGTLKLHGRSSNPILDGDLLVDKGTFKVNIINTVYTFADKIHFGEGEISFNNVRIVDENQNVGQIRTGKIWHTGFKNWGIDLFGDLRNFQVMNLKSQRKALYYGTANVTGSMYMRGAFSNLSIGADVRSEKGTKIYIPVSSYYEEDESIEQDFIHFVGKTSALDTAQASDTIPKVSLSGLKLDFNFELTPEAYGELIFDQKAGDIVRANGEGKIKLGLDTRGDFTMFGQYNITKGSYNFTLKNLVNKAFTIQPNSYISWNGDPLGGQMNITASYNLNASLKPIATNTDSAFLAKPELQRKYPTAVNMRLEGGLLSPQIGLGLKIMDYPSVMSSYVTSFEAKIQNNEQELNRQVFSLLLLRSFMAEGTQSGVSIGAGGSISELLSNQLSSWVSEIDPNLQVEVDANGLDREALNAIRTRVSYNFMEGRLRVTRDGTFTNAQNQATATSVAGDWTLEYLLTRNGRFRIKAFHKNSQNVISTALNNNNNTSQGVSIMHTQSFDSLRDILPWRRRKKADKPAPTPAVLPKPTQTDSSTIAPTDTLAPVIIP from the coding sequence TTGAGACAAAACACACCACTATATAGCCGCATCATCAGAGGGGTGTTTCGGGGTATCAAACGCCTCGTAACAGTGGTTACTATTGTGTTTCTTTCAATTACATTTGCGCTGCAAGTTCCTTATTTCCAGACAATTATTGTACAAAAGCTCGCCAAAGAACTTTCCATAGCCTTAGGCTTCCCTGTTAGCATTGGGCGCGTGGATATACGTTGGTTTGACACGCTGGAGCTTGACAATATCGTCATCAAAGACCAGTTGCACAATCCCATGATTGAGGCCAAACGCATTGAAGCAGATTTTGAGCTTTCGGCTTTGGTGCAGCGTAACATTCGTCTTGACCACGTGCTTTTGCGTAATGGCAATGTCAATATTTGCACTGATACCATTACCCAAAAAATGAATATCAATGAGTTTATCAAATCCATTAACCGACTCATTGACGACACGTCCACGAAGCGTTCAGCTTCACCTCCTATTTTTGCCATTACGGATATAGAATTGGAAAATGTAAAACTGGCTATCAGCGATTTTACGGAAGATTCTATTACCGACCGTTTCGACTACTATCATATCCGTTTTGATTCTTTAAGTGCTAATGTACAAGGGTTTAGAGTTCGTTCGGATACACTGGATTTGCAAGTAAATGGCCTGACGGGTGTCGAAACAGGCTCTAACATTCGGATTCATTACCTGAATACTTTTTTTAGATACACCGAACAGACCATGCATTTATGGAATTTGGATGCGCGTCTGAACAATACTTTTGTATCTGATACGCTCGAATTTTTTTATGACGACACCGATTATTTCAAAGATTTTAATGAAAAAATAGTCATGTATGCGCACATGGACAGTTCCATTATCAGTGCCGCAGATATTGCACTATTTGCCCCCGAACTCAAGCCATTCAACGAAACGGTAACGCTAAGTGGTTTTTTCAAAGGAAAAGTCAGTGATTTTAACGTCCGAAACTGTACGGCTTCATTCGGCAATAACAGTTATTTTCAGGGTGGTTTTAGTATGAAAGGCTTGCCCGATTTTGACGAAACTTTTATTGCGGCCAAAGTAAAAAATGCCCTGATAGACCCTTCTGATTTGAGGCAATACGTTGACAATGAAGATGCAATACAAACCATCAACAAATTTGGGACAATAGATTTTAAGGGAAGTTTCAACGGTTTCCCGTCCGACTTTGTGGCGGCAGGTGTTTTTAACTCTGATTTGGGTAAAATAGAAACGGATTTGCGCCTGACGCTGGCCGACGATTCTCGCTTTTCTACTTATGAAGGAAATTTGCACACCGAAGGGCTGGACATTGGCGTACTGACCGACAACCATGATTTGCTGGGGCTGATAGACATGAAAGGCCACATCAAAGGGCAAGGCTTTACGTTGGCTTCTGCCTCGGCAGACGTGGACGCGACCGTTAGACGCATTGGGTTGAATAAATACGACTATCATAACATTGTTATTAACGCCACGCTGGGCAAGCGGCTTTTTAGTGGTCATTTGGAAATTGACGACCCGAATTTGGTATTTAACACCAACAGTACCATAGACTTGCGCTCCGCCAACAATATTTTTGATGTACAAGCGCAAGTGCTAACGGCTAATTTGCAGGCCTTGCATTTGAGCCAAAAACCTGCCGAATTTAGTACGGTGGCCAACATTCATTTTACGGGTGTGGAAACCGATGCCATTGCGGGAAATGCCGTGTTTATGAACACGGATGTGAGCTACGATAAACAAAATTTGTTTCTGGATTCGGTGAGTTTGTCCACCAAAGTAAATAACCGCTACCGCACTTTCCGTCTCGATTCGGATTGGTTTAAAGCGCAAGCCAAAGGCCATTTTAATTTTGAAGAGCTGCTCAACGATGTACCCGACTTAGTTAGCGAATACGCGCTTATTTTGCAAAACAAACAAAGCGAAATCGACCGATTTTATGCCCAACGCCGCAAGCATCAGCGCAAACATCGCCAGCATTATCCCGAATACGACATTGATTTTACGATGTTGTTGCGCAATATCAATCCGATTATTTATTTGTTTGATAATCAGTATTATGTAGCGAAAAATACGCGTTTGGAAGGCAGCTTCAGCAACGGCAAAAATAGTACCGTGTTGCTCAGCTCGCACCCAGACACGCTTAAACTCCAAAATCATTGGTTTTATGGTTCGGACGTGGATTTTTCCGCTTCCAAAGTGGCCGACAGTACCGACATTGTGGCCTCTGCTTATGTGTATTCGCGTAAGCAACGTTTTGAAGGCTTGCCCGCCAGCCAAAATATGTTTGTAGATGCTACTTGGAGCGATAAGCATATTAATTTTTCTTCTCGCATAGACCAACAAAAAAGCACGAATTACGCGCGTTTGGCGGGTGATATTTATTTCCGAAAAGGCCAAACAGAAGCCAATATTCGCCCTTCGGTAATTCATTTGCTGGGCAAAAGTTGGGAAATAGCCGATAATAACGCCCTTGTGCTATTGGAAAACCAAAATATTTTGGTCAGAAATCTACAAATCAGTAATGGCCAGCAACTCATTAAAACAGAAGGCATTGTAGCCAAAAATACAACTGATTCGCTGCAAATTTTGGTACAAAATTTTGAGCTACTCACCTTAGACACGCTCTTGGATTTGGGGCTTACGGGTTTGGTAAATGCCAATGTGGGCGTGCGCAATATTTGGGCAGACCCGACGGCACGCGGACAGGTACAAGTCGGAGCTTTGTCGGTGGATGATTTTCTGATTGGTGATGTAAACGGCATGGCTCTTTGGGACGAAGTGCGCCAGAAATTGCGCATTAACTTGGACATCAACCGCCTACAAGCCAACGTGCTAAAAGTAATCGGCCATTATGACCCGCGCGGTGGCGAAAACGAATTGGATATGAATATTTTGGTAAATGGCCTGAGTATCAAACTGATAGAGCCATTTATCCGAGATTATTTGTCCGAATGGGGCGGCTTGGCCGAAGGAACGCTTAAATTGCATGGCCGCAGCAGCAATCCGATTCTTGACGGCGATTTGCTGGTGGACAAAGGCACGTTTAAAGTAAATATCATTAACACCGTGTACACATTTGCCGACAAAATCCATTTTGGCGAAGGCGAAATCAGTTTTAATAATGTTCGAATCGTGGACGAAAACCAAAACGTTGGGCAAATACGCACGGGCAAAATATGGCATACTGGTTTCAAAAATTGGGGTATAGATTTGTTCGGTGACTTGCGTAACTTTCAGGTAATGAACCTCAAATCGCAACGCAAAGCCCTTTATTACGGCACGGCCAACGTAACAGGCTCGATGTATATGCGCGGCGCGTTTAGCAACCTGAGCATTGGGGCAGACGTGCGCAGCGAAAAAGGCACGAAAATTTATATTCCTGTATCTTCTTACTACGAAGAAGACGAAAGTATCGAACAAGATTTTATTCATTTTGTGGGAAAAACTTCTGCACTCGATACGGCGCAGGCTTCCGACACGATTCCGAAAGTGAGCTTGTCGGGTTTGAAATTGGATTTTAATTTTGAACTAACGCCCGAAGCCTATGGCGAATTGATTTTTGACCAAAAAGCAGGCGATATTGTACGCGCCAACGGCGAAGGAAAAATCAAATTGGGGCTGGATACGCGCGGCGATTTTACGATGTTCGGGCAATACAACATTACGAAAGGTTCATATAATTTTACACTCAAAAACCTTGTAAACAAGGCATTTACGATTCAACCCAACAGTTACATTAGTTGGAATGGCGACCCGCTGGGTGGACAAATGAACATTACGGCCAGTTATAATCTGAACGCTTCGCTCAAACCCATTGCCACCAACACAGATTCTGCCTTTTTGGCCAAACCCGAACTACAACGCAAATACCCGACTGCCGTAAATATGCGTTTGGAAGGCGGTTTACTTTCGCCTCAGATTGGTTTGGGACTCAAAATTATGGATTATCCGTCGGTAATGAGTAGCTATGTTACGAGTTTTGAAGCCAAGATCCAGAACAACGAACAGGAACTTAATCGCCAAGTTTTCAGCTTGTTGCTGTTGCGTAGTTTTATGGCGGAAGGCACGCAAAGCGGCGTAAGCATTGGGGCGGGCGGCAGTATTAGCGAATTGCTTTCTAATCAGTTGAGTTCTTGGGTTTCGGAAATTGACCCGAATTTGCAAGTAGAAGTAGATGCCAACGGCCTCGACCGCGAAGCCCTTAACGCGATTCGCACGCGTGTTTCTTACAATTTTATGGAAGGCCGTTTGCGCGTAACCCGCGACGGCACGTTTACTAATGCCCAAAATCAAGCCACCGCCACCAGCGTTGCGGGGGACTGGACACTGGAATATTTACTTACGCGCAATGGACGTTTCAGGATAAAAGCTTTCCACAAAAACAGCCAAAACGTTATTTCTACGGCCCTGAACAACAACAACAATACTTCGCAGGGTGTGAGTATTATGCACACACAAAGTTTTGATAGTCTGCGAGATATATTGCCTTGGCGCAGGCGCAAAAAAGCCGACAAACCCGCTCCTACGCCTGCCGTTTTGCCCAAACCAACCCAAACGGACAGCAGCACAATTGCACCAACAGACACGCTTGCGCCTGTGATTATTCCGTAA
- a CDS encoding enoyl-CoA hydratase/isomerase family protein produces MNNLKLENQNGVLVITINRPSKMNALNAETVGEIRQAIEQLYTDKSVHSAIITGEGEKAFVAGADIAEFTKLDAVQATTLAAQGQAVFASIENSPKPVIAAVNGFALGGGCELAMACHIRLATPNAKFGQPEVNLGLIPGYGGTQRLTQLVGKGRAFELTLTADLIGAEEAYRLGLVNHVVADQTTLLAKAHEILAKIATKAPVAVGYAIKGINAVFAEGDGYATEAKLFGDCFATQDFVEGTSAFVEKRKAAFKGC; encoded by the coding sequence ATGAATAACCTCAAACTTGAAAACCAAAACGGTGTTTTGGTTATTACCATTAATCGCCCATCGAAAATGAACGCGTTGAACGCTGAAACAGTGGGTGAAATTCGCCAAGCCATTGAGCAACTTTATACCGACAAATCCGTACACAGTGCGATCATTACGGGCGAAGGCGAAAAAGCATTTGTAGCAGGTGCGGATATTGCCGAATTTACAAAACTTGATGCCGTGCAAGCGACCACTTTAGCCGCGCAAGGTCAGGCGGTTTTTGCTTCGATAGAAAATTCACCGAAACCCGTTATTGCGGCTGTAAACGGCTTTGCTTTGGGTGGAGGCTGCGAGTTGGCGATGGCTTGCCATATTCGTTTGGCTACGCCTAATGCCAAATTCGGACAACCAGAAGTAAATTTAGGCCTTATCCCTGGCTATGGCGGAACGCAACGCCTTACGCAGTTGGTGGGCAAAGGTCGCGCCTTTGAACTGACACTTACTGCCGACCTCATTGGCGCGGAAGAAGCCTATCGCTTGGGTTTGGTGAACCACGTAGTAGCCGACCAAACAACATTGTTGGCAAAAGCACACGAAATTTTGGCCAAAATCGCGACCAAAGCTCCCGTAGCGGTGGGTTATGCCATCAAAGGCATTAATGCAGTGTTTGCGGAAGGCGACGGCTACGCCACAGAAGCCAAACTTTTCGGAGATTGCTTCGCAACGCAAGATTTTGTAGAGGGAACTTCGGCTTTCGTAGAAAAACGCAAAGCGGCATTTAAAGGATGTTAA
- a CDS encoding Cof-type HAD-IIB family hydrolase — protein MKYKMLVLDMDDTLLNDNHEISEKNKHFISQAQAAGVWVVLASGRPTPAMQSYARELNLHQYGSYMLSYNGAVISEVNTGKVLFEQSMPKEDIHTLYDLSVEHKLHIITYIDGQIIAETDFKYIDFESQLTGMPLKKVPSFKEAVYTSSVKCIFLEEPERLQVVAPLLQSQIKGKNVTTSKPFFLEVTEFGIDKAASLERLAKHLGINQSEIIAVGNANNDLSMIEYAGLGVWVDNVTPELREYADVIVASNNNDGVAEVIERFIL, from the coding sequence ATGAAATACAAAATGCTGGTGTTGGACATGGACGACACACTTCTGAATGACAATCACGAGATTTCCGAAAAAAATAAACACTTTATCAGCCAAGCACAAGCCGCAGGTGTGTGGGTAGTGTTAGCCTCTGGCAGACCAACACCCGCCATGCAGTCGTATGCCCGCGAACTGAATTTGCACCAATACGGCTCTTATATGCTTTCGTACAATGGGGCGGTAATCAGCGAGGTAAATACTGGAAAAGTATTATTTGAGCAAAGTATGCCTAAAGAAGACATACATACGTTGTATGATTTGAGTGTGGAACACAAACTACACATTATCACATACATAGATGGACAAATTATCGCCGAAACCGATTTTAAATACATAGATTTTGAATCGCAACTAACAGGAATGCCACTCAAAAAAGTACCAAGTTTTAAAGAGGCTGTTTATACTTCGTCGGTCAAATGTATTTTTTTGGAAGAACCTGAGCGTTTGCAAGTAGTTGCGCCTTTGCTTCAATCTCAAATTAAGGGCAAAAACGTAACAACCTCTAAGCCTTTTTTCTTGGAAGTAACCGAATTTGGCATAGACAAAGCCGCCAGTTTGGAACGATTAGCCAAACATTTGGGCATTAATCAGAGCGAAATTATAGCGGTCGGCAATGCCAACAATGATTTGTCGATGATAGAATACGCAGGTTTGGGTGTTTGGGTGGACAATGTTACGCCAGAACTCCGCGAATACGCCGATGTAATCGTGGCCTCCAACAACAACGACGGCGTAGCCGAAGTAATCGAACGTTTTATTCTGTAA
- a CDS encoding bifunctional metallophosphatase/5'-nucleotidase, which produces MIHFSKKIWATMALALVACSGMAQQLTLLQINDTYELTPLSGQGGMTRVATLRKQLVKENPATLLVHAGDFLNPSVLSALSYQGKRISGKQMIETLNAVGLDYTAFGNHEFDVKEADLLARLDESRFEWLAANVWHKTPQGQIPFSRTGQAAFPKSVIRKINGLRVGIIGVTIPLEKDFVLCTDPFTAAKTEYNRLKDSTDFVIAITHQSIDADKQLAKELPALKLIIGGHEHDNTAQQVGETLIRKADANAKTAYIHRINFDAATQKVSIVSELKKVDASLPDDSATAAVVSRWQQIATEGIKAVGFDAAEVLMQVKGEPLDGLEATVRNKHGKLTDIIAAAMLTHSKHAQAAIVNGGSVRIDDRLTGTVTAYDLMRIVPFGGGLVEMQIKGADLQKLLDAGLKNKGTGGYLHYANISESKKGWKINGKKLIPAKYYNIITTEFLFTGKEANMDFLIPQNPNIRNIDTPKTDDIRADIRKVIADYMRKIK; this is translated from the coding sequence ATGATTCATTTTTCAAAAAAAATATGGGCAACAATGGCCTTGGCGTTGGTGGCTTGCAGCGGCATGGCACAACAGCTTACTTTGTTGCAAATCAATGACACTTACGAACTTACGCCACTTTCGGGGCAAGGTGGCATGACGCGAGTGGCCACGTTGCGCAAACAGTTGGTCAAAGAAAATCCCGCTACGTTGTTGGTTCATGCAGGCGATTTTCTGAACCCGTCGGTGCTTAGTGCGCTGTCGTATCAGGGCAAACGCATTAGCGGCAAACAAATGATTGAAACGCTCAATGCGGTGGGTTTGGATTATACGGCTTTCGGCAATCATGAATTTGATGTAAAAGAAGCCGACTTGCTGGCACGCCTCGACGAGTCGCGGTTTGAGTGGCTTGCCGCCAACGTTTGGCACAAAACCCCACAAGGACAAATCCCGTTTTCGCGCACAGGGCAAGCGGCATTTCCTAAAAGTGTGATTCGTAAAATAAATGGCTTGCGCGTCGGGATTATTGGTGTAACCATTCCACTCGAAAAAGATTTTGTGCTGTGTACCGACCCCTTCACCGCCGCCAAAACGGAATATAATCGTCTGAAAGACAGTACAGATTTTGTAATTGCCATTACGCACCAAAGTATTGATGCTGATAAACAATTAGCCAAAGAATTGCCTGCCCTCAAACTTATTATAGGCGGCCACGAACACGATAACACAGCACAACAAGTGGGTGAAACGCTTATCCGTAAGGCTGATGCCAACGCGAAAACGGCGTATATTCACCGCATTAATTTTGATGCCGCCACCCAAAAAGTAAGCATTGTTTCGGAGTTAAAGAAAGTAGATGCCTCGTTGCCCGACGACTCGGCGACGGCTGCCGTAGTGAGTCGCTGGCAACAAATCGCGACCGAAGGAATCAAAGCCGTAGGTTTTGACGCGGCGGAAGTGCTTATGCAAGTAAAAGGCGAGCCGCTCGACGGTTTGGAGGCTACCGTCCGCAACAAACACGGCAAACTAACCGACATTATTGCGGCGGCCATGCTCACACACAGCAAACACGCGCAAGCGGCCATCGTTAATGGTGGTTCGGTACGCATAGACGACCGCCTCACGGGAACGGTTACGGCCTACGACCTGATGCGTATCGTGCCGTTTGGTGGCGGTTTGGTGGAAATGCAAATCAAAGGTGCGGACTTGCAAAAACTTTTAGATGCTGGCCTAAAAAACAAAGGAACAGGTGGTTATCTGCATTATGCCAATATTTCCGAAAGCAAAAAAGGCTGGAAAATTAACGGCAAAAAATTGATTCCAGCCAAATATTATAACATCATCACCACCGAGTTTTTGTTTACGGGAAAAGAAGCCAATATGGATTTTCTGATTCCCCAAAACCCCAATATTCGTAACATAGATACACCAAAAACTGACGATATTCGCGCCGATATTCGGAAAGTAATTGCCGATTATATGCGAAAAATAAAATAA
- a CDS encoding TVP38/TMEM64 family protein, protein MIKHFKQYKTATGLLAWAGIMPLVGSSVISYWTLTHEAFFMHLSALQIALMWAVTWLLMCASLLPTTFVALFYGYVFGLEKALPLVCSAYLLAAWASYGLIRLFDHEQISQTLQANPRTARAMQKLQRNSWGIIIAARISPLLPFSVMNVIFTTLQINTLRFLAGSFVGMLPRTLLAIYVGAQATHLAEALQNPHSSETWIRFTPLLLLGISTIVLSLYARKILK, encoded by the coding sequence TTGATAAAGCATTTCAAACAATACAAAACCGCTACGGGCTTGTTGGCTTGGGCGGGAATCATGCCTCTTGTGGGAAGTTCTGTTATTTCGTACTGGACGCTCACGCATGAGGCATTTTTTATGCACTTATCCGCGCTGCAAATCGCCTTGATGTGGGCGGTTACGTGGCTGCTCATGTGCGCGTCGCTGCTCCCGACTACCTTTGTGGCGTTGTTTTATGGTTATGTTTTTGGGCTGGAAAAAGCCTTGCCTTTGGTGTGTAGTGCGTATTTGCTGGCGGCTTGGGCAAGTTATGGCCTCATTCGTCTTTTTGACCACGAGCAAATTAGCCAAACGCTACAAGCCAACCCACGCACGGCACGCGCCATGCAAAAACTTCAGCGCAACTCATGGGGCATTATCATTGCCGCACGAATTTCGCCATTGCTGCCGTTTTCGGTCATGAACGTAATTTTCACCACCCTGCAAATCAATACTTTACGCTTTTTAGCAGGAAGTTTTGTAGGAATGTTACCACGCACATTGTTGGCCATTTATGTAGGTGCACAAGCCACGCATTTGGCCGAAGCTCTCCAGAATCCGCATAGCTCCGAAACGTGGATACGCTTTACTCCACTCCTATTGCTGGGTATTTCTACAATCGTTTTGAGCCTGTACGCCCGAAAAATATTAAAGTAA